A genomic window from Salvelinus namaycush isolate Seneca chromosome 5, SaNama_1.0, whole genome shotgun sequence includes:
- the sbk3 gene encoding uncharacterized serine/threonine-protein kinase SBK3 yields MVIPEVAGHPVTAAAQELDELCFLSAQSMSTLETSDHFQMVKLLGEGSYGKVMLAVHKKRGTPMALKFFPRQSTPLFSFLREYNLSLSYCAHPSLTRALGIFFSTPCYYVFAQQAGLYGDLYSVIVSEVGVDEECVQRVMSQLSGAVSYLHSMGFVHRDIKPENIFLCDRACRWVKLGDFGLARPTGCTIRAVWYDSPFCTPEVEQAKESEKEEENIWITVETTIDSWALGVLVYCLLTGCFPWEETTHDDPAYRRYKEWYDRETEREERSEGLRGEKESNPMAPQFEGFSPLVMSLFRELLNPQPRLRGGPDEILSYLGGPWLMETEREEKRKAEEVEKEARKIREAGTVEEGREREGRGER; encoded by the exons atgGTAATCCCTGAGGTCGCTGGACATCCTGTAACA GCTGCAGCTCAGGAACTGGACGAGCTATGTTTCCTCTCAGCCCAGTCCATGTCCACTCTGGAGACCTCCGACCACTTCCAGATGGTCAAGCTGCTGGGAGAGGGATCCTACGGCAAGGTCATGCTGGCCGTCCACAAGAAGAGAG gCACTCCCATGGCTCTGAAGTTCTTCCCCCGCCAGTCCACACCCCTCTTCTCTTTCCTGCGTGaatacaacctctccctttcttATTGCGCTCATCCCTCTCTCACCCGGGCCCTGGGTATCTTCTTCTCCACCCCCTGCTACTACGTCTTCGCCCAGCAGGCTGGTCTCTATGGAGACCTCTACAGTGTCATCGTGTCAGAG gtgggTGTAGATGAAGAGTGTGTCCAGAGGGTGATGTCTCAGCTGAGTGGTGCCGTCTCATACCTCCACTCCATGGGCTTCGTCCACCGGGACATCAAACCAGAGAACATCTTCCTGTGTGACCGTGCCTGTCGCTGGGTAAAACTGGGTGACTTCGGCCTGGCCCGCCCCACTGGCTGCACCATCCGCGCCGTCTGGTACGACTCGCCCTTCTGCACGCCTGAGGTGGAGCAGGCCAAAGAGTCTGAGAAa gaggaggagaacatttGGATCACAGTGGAGACCACTATAGACAGCTGGGCCCTGGGCGTGCTGGTCTACTGCCTGCTGACGGGATGCTTTCCCTGGGAAGAGACAACCCACGACGACCCCGCCTACCGGAGGTACAAGGAGTGGTACGACCGCGAGacggagagggaggaaaggagcgAGGGACTGAGAGGGGAAAAGGAA TCGAACCCTATGGCCCCACAGTTTGAAGGCTTCAGCCCACTGGTGATGTCTCTTTTCAGGGAGCTGCTTAACCCACAGCCCAGGCTTCGAGGAGGCCCTGACGAGATCCTCAGCTACCTGGGTGGGCCCTGGTTgatggagacggagagagaggagaagaggaaagcagaggaggtagagaaggaggCCAGGAAAATAAGAGAGGCAGGAAcggtggaggaagggagggagagggagggaagaggggagagataa